Within the Senegalia massiliensis genome, the region AATACCAGGTATAATTGCTGTATATGTTGCAGCAACACTTGGTTATTTATCAGTTACTTACTTAGGATTTTCAATCAATGATTTAATATTAGAATATATTCAAAAACCTTTACTTGGTTTATCACAAGGTTTATTTAGTGTTATACTTGCAACATTCCTTATCCAAGTATTTTGGTTCTTTGGTTTACATGGTCATAATGTACTTGCACCAATTATGGATGGAGTTTATTTACCAGCTCTTATTACAAATACAGAAGCATATGAAGCAGCTCAATCTGCAGCAGATTTACCATATCTTTGGACTAGAGTATCATTTGATGCATATGCACAAATGGGTGGTTCAGGTATAACCCTTGCATTAATTATTGCAATATTCATGTTCTCAAAGAAAAAAGATTCAAAAGCAATTGCAAAATTAGGAGCGCCAATGGGAGTATTTAATATAAATGAACCTGTAGTGTTTGGTATGCCTATAGTATTAAATCCATTCTATATTATACCATGGCTAATAATTCCACCAATTACTGCAACAATTGCTTATGTGCTTACAGCAATAGGATTTATACCTCCTACATTTGTAGCAGTTCCATGGGTAATGCCTGTAGGAATACTTGCATATCTTGCAACAGGTGGTAGTTGGCTTGCTGGGTTAGTTTCAATATTCAATTTATTTGTTGCATTTGTAATATGGTCACCATTTGTTATGTTGGCAAATAGAGTAAAGAAAACTGACCAAGAAGATAAACAAACAGCATAAATAGTATAAAAAAGACTCTGGATTCAGGTAACTTTTTGGTTACCTGATCTGAGTCTTACTTTATTTAGAAAGGAAGATAAATATGGGAGAGTTAGAAATGATTTATTTTGAAATAATATCTGCAGTAGGAACTGCAAGATCACTTTTTATTGAAGCTATAGGAAAAGCAAAAAGTGGAGATTTTAAAGGAGCAGAAGAAAAAATAAAAGAAGGTAATGAACTTTTTTTACAAGGACATAAATCACATTCAAAACTTATACAAAAAGAAGCTAGTGATGAGAAAATAGAATTTAGTTTGATATTAGTACATGCAGAAGATCAAATGATGAGTGCTGAAGCTTTTAAAATATTATCAGAAGAATTTATAGATGTATATAAACGTATAGAAGAAGGTAAATAAGATGAATAAATGGCATCTTTTTATAGTTTCTATAGGATTACTTTTTATTGCAACAAGTCCTATGTTTGTAAATCAAAATCTGAATATAATAATGGGTTTAATAACAATAGGTATAGGTGTAATTTTAATTATAAAAAACAGAAAAGGATGATTTAAATGTTGAAATTTCCTGATAAGTTTTATTTCGGGAGTGCAACTTCTGCTACTCAGTCGGAAGGTAGCTTTGAAGGTGATGGAAAAGGTAAAGATATATGGGATGAATGGTTTGAAGTTGAGCCAGAAAAATTTTATGGTGAAGTAGGTCCAAAGGTAACTACAGCTATGTATAAAAATTACAAAGAAGATATAAAGCTGTTAAAACAAACAGGTCATAATTCATTTAGAACATCAATTAGTTGGGCAAGACTATTTCCTAAAGGTTATGGTGAAGTAAATAAAGAAGCAGTAAAATATTATAAAGATTATTTTAAAACATTAAAAGAAAATGATATAGAACCATTCGTGAATTTATTTCATTTTGATATGCCTATGGAATTACAAAAGATAGGTGGATGGGAAAATAGATTAGTAGTAGATTATTATAAAGAATATGCAAAGACTTGTTTTAGTTTATTTGGTGATATAGTTAAAAGATGGTTTACATTTAATGAACCTATAGTTCATGTAGAATGTGGATATTTAAATCAATATCATTATCCTATGAAAGTAGATGCAAAACTTGCAGTACAAGTAGGCTATCATACAGCACTTGCAAGTGCATATGCAATAAAAGAATTTAAAGAAAGTAAAATTGATGGAAAAATAGGTATAGTTCTGAATTTATCTCCTGCATATTCTAGAAGCGATAATAAAGAGGATTTAAAAGCAGCAGAAATAGCAGAAGCCTTTCAAAATAAAAGCTTTTTAGATCCTGCAATTAAAGGTGAGTTTAATGAATTATTAGTGAGCTTAATTAAAAATCATGATTTAATGCCTGAATATGACAGAGAAGATTTAGAAATTATAAAAGAAAATACTGTAGACTTTTTAGGTGTAAATTACTATCAGCCTGTAAGAGTAAAGGCAAAAGAACATCTTCCAAATCCTAATGCACCATTTTTACCAACATATTATTTCGATTTATATGATATGCCAGGTAAAAAAATGAATAAATATAGAGGCTGGGAAATTTATGAAAAAGGGATATATGATATAGCATTAAATATTAAAAATGAATATGGAAATATTGAATGGATGATAACTGAAAATGGTATGGGGGTTCAAGCTGAAGATAGATTTAAAAAAGATGGAATTATAGAAGATGATTACAGGGTAGATTTCTTTAAAGGACATTTAAAATGGCTTCATAAAGGGATAGAAGAAGGATCTAATTGCATAGGTTATCATATATGGACCCCTATTGATTGCTGGTCTTGGTTAAATGCATATAAAAATAGATATGGATTAATTGAGTTAGATTTAGAGACACAAGAGAGAACAATAAAAAAATCAGGATATTGGTTTAAACAATTAAGTGATAACAAAGGATTTGAACTTTAATAGAAAGGTAGGGTAGGATGAATAAAAATTTAAAAGTAGTAGTAATAGGAGGAGGTTCATCTTATACTCCTGAGCTTATAGAAGGATTTATAAAAAGATATGATGAACTAAAAATAACAGAGTTACACCTTGTAGATATAGAAGAAGGAAAAGAAAAATTAGATATAATATACAATCTATCAAAAAGAATGATAGAAAAAGCAAAATTACCTATAAAAATATTTCAAACATTAGATAGAAAAAGTGCAATAAAAGATGCTGACTTTATAATGACTCAAATAAGAGTTGGAGGATTAGATGCAAGAGTATTAGATGAAAGAATACCGCTTTCCCATGGGATAATAGGACAAGAAACAAATGGTGCAGGAGGAATGTTTAAAGCACTAAGAACAATACCAGTAATACTTGATATAGTAGAAGATGTAAAGAAATATGCTAAGAAAGATGCATGGCTTATAAACTTTACAAATCCTGCAGGAATTGTAACAGAAGCAATATATAGATATACAGACTTTGATCGTGCAGTAGGATTATGTAATGTTCCAGTAAATATGAAAAATCAATTTGCTAAGATTTTTGATGTAGATGAGAAAAGAGTAGAAATGGATATAGTAGGGTTAAACCATCATTTCTTTGTAACAGATATATTTGTAGATGGAAAATCATCTATTAAAGAATTACTAGATAAATATATAAGTGGAGAATTACAAGAAACTCCTAGCATGAAAAATATAGAAAGCTTACAATGGTCAAAATCACTAATAAAATCATTAAAAGCAATACCAAATCCATACTTAAATTATTATTTTATGACAAAAGAACAATTACAAAAACAAAAAGAACAATTTAAAGAAAATGATGTAAGAGCAGAAGCAGTAAAAGAAATAGAAAAAGATTTATTCAGAGAATATTCAAATCCAAATCTTCATGAGAAACCTAAGAGACTTGAAGAAAGAGGGGGAGCTTATTATAGTGATGCAGCATGCTCACTTGTAAACTCCATAGTAAATAATAAAAAAGATATACAATATGTAAATGTATTAAATAGAGGATCGATAATTGATTTTCCTTATGATTCAGTAATAGAAGTAGCATCAATTATTACATCAGATGGACCAAAGCCAATGAATTATGGGAAAATACCATATAAATTAAATGGAACACTCCAAACAATAAAGACATTTGAAAGAATGGTATGCGAAGCAGCAGTAAAGGGAGATAAAGACTTAGCAGTAGCAGCTCTTACACTTAATCCATTAGTAGATTCAGATAGTGTTGCAAATGAAGTGTTCGAAGAGATGTATAAAGCACATAAAAAATATTTACCACAGTTTAAATAATAGTTTAGTTTTAGGTAATTAAAAAATTGGTTAGAAATTTCAAATTTCTAACCAATTTTTTAATTATTTCACTATATTTTTAGGACTACCTTTTAAAAATGAAATTGTATTATCAAATGCTATTTTAGCTCTTCTTATCATAGCTTCTTCAGTAAAATATGCTATATGTGGAGTTAAGACAATATTCTTTGCATATAATAAAGGATAATCTTTTGGAAGAGGTGGTTCCATATCAAATACATCTATACCTGCACCTGCTATTTTATCTTCATTTAATAAATTAGCTAATGCTTCATTATCAATAATAGGGCCTCTTGCACAATTTATAAGTATAGCATTTTCATTTATTTTCTTTAGTTTTTCTTTGTTTAAAAATCCTCTTGTATTATCATTAAGTGGTAAATGAACTGAAATTATATCACTTGATGATAAAAGCTCATCTAATGAAACATATTCGATACCTAATTTTTTAGCCTCGTCTTTTTCTGTTCTACTATAGGCTCTTAATTTTGCACCAAATGCATTAAATAATTTGGCAGTTCTCATTCCAATATTGCCAGTACCTATTATGCCTACAGTTTTATCTTTTATTTCTTTTCCTATTAAAGGACTTGAATCACTAATTTTTCTATATATATCTAAAGTAAGACCTATTGCAAGTTCTGCAACTGCTTGATCAGAATAACCTGCTGCATTACAAACTTTTATATCTTTTTTATGTGCATCATCTACTGCTACATGATCTACTCCAGTAAAAGCTACATTTATAAGTTTTAAGTTATCCATTTTATCTATAACTTCTTTAGGATAAGGATTGTTTGCAATCATAACAATATCAGCATCTTTACTTCTTTTAATTAGCTCATCATTGTCTGTAGTTTTTTCATCATAATAGACGAACTCATGTCCTAATTCTTTAATTGGTTCTGATAATTCTTTAATTAATTCATTTGAAACATTTAAAGGTTCTAGTAATTTAACTTTCATTTTAAACCCCTTTCTCCAATATGTATTTATGTTATAATTTAATTATATACTACTATGTTAATGGATACAATGTTGAGACTATGGACGGTTATCAGTCTCATTAAATAAAAAAATTATTAATTAGGAGAGTAAAAAATGAGTGATATATTATTTTTAGATAGTGTATTTAAAGAGAAAATATGGGGTGGAAATAAATTAAAAGAATATTTTAATTATGATATTCCATCTAATAATACAGGAGAATATTGGGCAGTAAGTGCTCATTCAAATGGTGATTCAATAGTTAAAAATGGAGAATATGAAGGAGAAAGTTTAAGTTGGATTTGGGAAAATAAAAGAGAATTGTTTGGTAATATAAAAGGTAATGAGTTTCCACTTCTTACAAAAATAATAGATGCAAATAGAGATCTTAGTGTACAAGTTCATCCAAATGATAAATATGCAAAAGAACATGAAAATAGCTTAGGAAAAACTGAATGTTGGTATATAATTGATTGTGATCAAGATTCAGAATTTGTATTAGGACATAACGCAAATACAAAAGAAGAAATGAGACAAATAATAGATGAAGGTAATTGGGACAGACTTCTTAGAAGAGTTAAAATAAAGCCAGGAGATTTCTTTTACATACCAGCAGGAACAGTTCATGCAATAGGTAGTGGAACTATGATACTTGAAACTCAGCAATCAAGTGATATAACCTATAGATTATATGACTATGATAGGTTGCAGGATGGAAAACCTAGGGAACTTCATATCGAAAAAAGTATAGATGTAACTAAAATACCTCATGAAGATGCTAAGAATAATCCCACAATAGAAAAAATAAATAACAATGTAATAAAAAATTTAATAGAAACAGAGTATTTTTCAGTATATAAATTAGATATAAAGAGTAATTTAAAGATGAATCAAGACAAGCCTTTTATAATAATGAGTGTTTTAAAAGGTAAAGGGAATATTGATGGAATAAGTATAGAAAAAGGAGATCATTTTATAATTCCATATAATTATGGTGAGTTTATATTAGATGGAGATATGGAGATTATTTATTCTTATGTATAAAACAAAAATTAACTAAAATATAAAAGGGTGGGTTTTAATACCTCACTCTTTTTTGATTTATCAGAATTAATTAATAATTTCCTTTGTATATAGGAAATATAATGTCTATCTATATTTAAACGATATACATATAATTAAGTTAAGAGGAGGAAATAATATGGAAAAATTATTAAGTACTCGTCTAAATAAAATATTAGATAAACTCATAAATTCAAATGAATATTTAACAAGTTCTTATTTAGCGAAGCTGACAGGAGTATCATCTAGAACTATTAGAAGTGATATAAAAGAATTAAATGAGTTTCTAAATCCATATAATACGAAAATTATTTCAGTAAAAGGAAAAGGTAGCAAATTAGATATAAAAAAGAAAAAACAATGTAAAAAATTATTGGAAGATATTTCTACTAGGGAAGAGTTAAAATTAAATACTATACCAGATTTTCCTCATCAAAGGGTAGTATATATTATAAAAAGGTTATTAGCCATTAACGTACCTATAACACTTGAAAAATTAGGTGATGAACTATATGTAAGTTTATCCACTATAAAGAATGATTTAAAAGTAGTAAAATCAACCCTAAAAGATTATAATTTGAAAATAATTGTTAAAGAAAACAAAGGTATAATGATTGAAGGAAAAGAAATTGATAAAAGATTTTGTATTTCTCAATATGTTTTAAATAGAGAAAATATAAATAAAGATATAATTTCTGACAGTTATAATAGTAAGATTTCAAAATTTAATAATATGGATTGGAAGTTTATTGAAAATATATTACAAAAGGAATTAGTTCAGCAAGAATTTTACTTGGCTGATATTGCTTTTAATAATCTTATAATTCATATTGCTATAGCTTTAGAAAGAATAATATTAGGTAACTTTGTACCATTAGAAGACAAAAAAATCGAAAAATTGAAAAATGAAAAAGAATATTATATAGCAGAGAATATAGTTAAGATATTAGAAGATATTTTCGAAGTTAATATACCAGAATCAGAAACATGTTATATAACTATGCACTTGCTAGGGAGTAAACTACTAGAAAAAGATGAAGAAAAAGAACTACTACATTTAATAGATAATCAAATTAAAAGTCTGATTTCTAAAATAATAAATGAAATAAAAAATAAATTAAATATGGATTTCAATAATGATAATAAATTGATATATAATTTAGCATTACATCTAAAACCAGCACTTCATAGAGCAAAGTATAATATGAATATCAGAAATCCATTAATAAATGATATAAAAAACAAATACCCTTTAGCTTTTCAAATTGGTATTATTGCTACAAATGTTATCAAAAGAGAAACTAATTACATAATAAATGAAGATGAAATTGGTTATATAGCTATGCATTTTGGTGGAGCATTAGAGAGGAAAAAAAGATATAGTCAAAAAATAAAAAATATAGCTATCATTTGTTCTTCAGGTATGGGGACTGCTAATTTATTATTAGCAAAACTTAAAAATTCACTTAGTATAAATGCAAATTTCATAGGAACATATCCTTTACATGAGTTAGATAGAGTAAAAAATATAAAGCCTGATATAATACTCACTACTATACCTATACAAGAAGAAATTGGTATACCTGTGATTTTAGTTAAAACAATATTGGATGATGAAGATTTAATATATATAAGAAATAAAATAGAAAATCTATATAAGGATACAGGATCACAAAAGAGTTTGGAAAATCTTTTTAAAGAAGATTTATTTTTCACAAATTTAGATTTTAAAAATAAAGAGGATGTAATTAAGTTTTTAACTAACCAAATGACTTCTGGAGGATATATAAATAGTGATATTCAAAAATCAATATTTCAAAGAGAGCAAGTATCTTCTACAGCAATTGGTAATTTAATAGCTATACCCCATCCTTTAAAAGCTACTAATATAGAATCTTCAGTTTGTGTTGGTATATTGAAAAATTCTATTGAATGGGAAGAAGATAGGAAAGTGCAATTAGTATTAATTTTAGTTTTATCTAAAAACATGACAAATTCTTTTGAAAGATTATTTAATACAATATATAAAGCAACAAAGTCATCTGCTCATGTATCTCAATTGATAAATTCAAAAAAATTTAAAGAATTTTATAGTAAATTCACAACAGAAAAGGAGGAGCAGAATAAATGGAATTAAGTTTAACTGAATTAATAAATGAGGGTTTAATCAATAGAAAATTTCATGGAACGACTAAAGAGGAAGTTTTACAAGAAGTTGTGAGAATGGTTGACTATGATAATAGATTAGATTCAAAAGATTTATATTATGAAAAAATCTTAGAAAGAGAGGAGGAATTTACTACAGGTGTAGGATATGGAATAGCTATACCTCATGCAAAAACAAAGGCAGTAATAAAACCAACTATAGTTATATTGAAGCTATCTAAAGCTATAGATTGGGAATCTTTAGATGGTAAACCTGTGGATTTAGTAATTGGTCTTGCAGTACCAGAAAAAGAAGGCAATAATACACATCTTAAAATTATATCGAAATTATCAATGAAATTAATGGAACAAGATTTTAGACAAGATTTAAAAAATGCTAAAAGTGATAAAGAAGTATTAAAATTAATGGAAAACATTTTCAAATAAAATGAAGAGAGGAAGATGTAATATGAAAATAGTAGCAGTTACAGCATGTCCATCAGGAGTAGCTCATACATTTATGGCAAAAAAAGCATTGGAAGATGCTGCAAAGGAATTAGGACATAACATAAAAGTAGAAACACAAGGAGCTATGGGGATAGAAGATGAATTACCCACAGATGCAATAAATGAAGCAGACGTAGCTATACTTGCAATTGATGCTCATATAGCAAAGATGAGTAGATTTGATAATTTAACTAAAATAGAAGTATCTACTAAAAAAGTACTTAAAAATGCTAAAAAAGTAATAGAAAAAGCAGAGTCGAAAGTAAAATAAGAAGGAGATGAAATCATGGATAAATTTAAAAGACATTTAATGACAGGTGTTTCATATATGATTCCTTTTGTTGTAGCAGGAGGTATATTATTATCAATTGGAATTATATTAGGAGAAGAAGGATTCATCGCTGAAAAATTAGTGAATATAGGAGTATGGTCTCTTCAATTAATGGTACCTGCAATAGCTGGATTTATTGCATATTCTATAGCAGATAGACCAGGAATTACAGTAGGTTTTGTAGGTGGAGTTATGGCAAGAGAATTAGGTACTGGATATATTGGTGGTATATTAATTGGTTTTTTTGCTGGATGGATAGTAAATAGATTAAAGAAAATTCCAATTCATAAAAGTTTAGCAGTAATAAAGCCTATTATGATAATTCCAGTTTTAGGTGTAGCATTAACAGCAGTGGTTATGTATTTAATATCAATACCATTAACACCAGCTATGACTGGACTTGAAAATTGGTTAGTATCATTAAAAGGAGCAAATTTAGCAATTTTAGGATTTATAATAGGAGCTATGATGGCATTTGATATGGGTGGTCCTGTAAACAAAGTTGCATTAGCATTTGCATATGCAACTTTAGCAGAAGGTATATATGAACCAATGGCAGCAGCATGGGTAGGAATAATGGCACCGCCTATAGGTCTTGCAATTGCTACAGCAATTAAACCTAATAAATTTACTAAGGCAGAAAAAGCAAATGCTATACCTGCAGCATTTATGGGTTCTTTAGGAATTTCAGAAGGTGCTATACCATATGCAGTAACTACTCCATTTAAAGTAATACCATCTATTGTAATTGGTACAGGTATAGGAGCAGCTGTATCATTAGTATTAGGAGCATCATCTACAATACCGGCAGCTATTGGGATTTGGGCATTACCTTTAGTGAATAATCCAATTAGTTGGTTAATAGGGTTTATTGTAGGAGTAGTAATAATTGCATTATCAGTAGCATTTTTAAGAAAAGAATCTGATATAGAAAAAGATCAAGAAGGAGCAGAATTTAATTTAATGGGATAAAATATGATCCATCCTCTAGGTTTAGGGGATGGATTTAGAATAAATAGGAGGATTAAAATTGAAATTTCATATAGTATCACATACTCATTGGGATAGAGAATGGCATAAAACATTTGAAGAATATAGAGTTAAACTGATTAGAATTATGGATGACTTAATTGACTTACTAGAAAACAATAAAAACTATTTATCTTTTATGTTTGATGGACAAACTATAATATTAGAAGATTATCTAGAAATAAGGCCTAAAAATAAAGAAAGATTAAAAAAACTTATAGAACAAAAAAGAATAATTGTAGGGCCATGGTATATACAACCAGATGAATTTATTCCAAGTGGGGAATCACTTATAAGGAATTTACTTATAGGCATTAATATGGCAGAAGAATTTGGTTCTGTAATGAATATAGGATATTTGCCTGATTCATTTGGTCAATCTGCACAGATACCTCAAGTTTTAAAAGGATTTAATATCAATGATGCAGTTATATGGAGAGGAATATCAGATGAAGATATAAAAGAGAAAGAATTTTACTGGGAAGGATTAGATGAAACTAAAATTTTAGGTCATTATTTACCCTTAGGATATGAAAATGCTAAATGGTTATCATTAAAAATGGATGAAAGTAAAAAGGTAGTAGAAACTAATATTAAAGCACAAAAAGATATGACACATACTGGACAAATACTGATGTTATGTGGTTATGACCAAAGGGAAGCAAATAAAGATTTACCTTTAATTATTAAAGATTTAAATGAAAAGTATGGTTCAGAAGGATATAAATTTATATTTTCAACATTAGAAGATTATATTAAAAATGTAAAAAGATCTGACATGGATTTTGAAACTTATAAAGGTGAATTTAGAAAAGGTAAATTTATGAGAGTACATGCAAGTATTGGCTCTACTCGTCTTGATATAAAAGGACAAAATTTTATATCACAAAGATTATATGAAAAATATGTGGAACCATTATCTTCTATAGGAACATTATATGGTTCTTATTATAATAATGCTTTGATAAATCATGGATGGAAAAATATAATCCAAAATCAAGCCCATGATTCTATAGGAAATGTATGTACTGATATTACACATGATGAGATGGAAATGAGATATAATAAATCTAATCAAATAGGTACTACAATATTAGAAGAAAAAACAAATGAAATTTTATCTAATATAAATTTTCAAGATGACAAGGGAATACCAATAACTGTATTTAATACAATAATTAATTCAAGAAAAGATACATTAGCAATAGAAGCATTATTAGAATCTACTAATTTTATATTAAAAGATGATAAAGGTTTAGAATGTGATCATCAGATATTGAATACTGAAAAAGTGGATTTAAATGATTATATGATAGAAAGTCATTTTGTAGGTAAAAATGAATCTAAAGAATATTATAAAGTTAAATTTAGTTTTACTCCTGAAGTTCAAGGGTTTGGTTATAAAACTTATTATATAAATGAAGTTAAGTTTAGTGATAATAAGGAAAAAAGTTTAATAGTAAATGAAAATACTCTTGAAAATGAATACATTAAAGTAAATATAAATAAAGATGGAAGTTTAGATATATTAGATAAAGAAAATGATAAAACTTATTACAATCAACATATATTTAAAGAAGGTGGAAATGCTGGTGATGAATATGATTATTCTCCTCCTGTAAATGATGAAATCATCTATTCTAAAGGGAAAATAGCAAAAATAGAAAAGGTATATAATGGTCATATTCAAGCTCAAATTAAAATAACTTATTCATTAAGTTTTCCTATTAATACTTATAATGAATATAGATCTGAGAAAAAGGAAAATACAGTTATAGAATCTTTTATAACTATTTATAAAAATAATAAGAGGTTAGATATAAAAACTGTAATTAATAATAATATTAAAGATCATAGAATACAAGTATTATTTGATGGAAATATTAAGTCAAATATTCACTATGCAGATCAGCAATTTGGAATTATGGAAAGAGAAAATTATTTAAAACAAGTAGAATATTGGAGAAATGAAAATTGGCAAGAAAAGTATTATCCAATATATAATCAACATAAATTTGTAGGAGTATTTGATAGTAAAAATGGATTGCAAATAATAAATAGAGGGTTACCTCAATATGAAATATTAGATGAAAATAAACCTAAGATAGCATTAACATTATTATGTGGAACTAGCTATATGGGTAAACAGGATTTAGTTAATAGACCTGGAAGAAGATCTGGTTTACATGTAAAGACTCCAAAAAGTAATATGATAGGAAAATTTGAAATGGAATATTCTATTTGTCCTATAAATAGTATAAATGAAATGAATATTAATGCTGAAAATTATGTATATCCACTTCATTATAGCCAGTTACAAAATATAGAGGATAAAAATAAGGGATTATCAGATACTTACTATCCAATTAGAATAAAAAATCCATTAGTAGGTACAAGTGCTATTAAAAAATCAGAAAATGATGAAGGGGTAGTATTACGTATTTATAACAGTATTAATGAAAATATAAATGATGTAGAAATTGAATATGATGGAGAAAAGTTTAGTGATGTCAATTTAGTTAATTTGAAAGAAAAAAATATAGATATTAATACAAATTTTGAAATAACTAAAAATACTATTCATATAAAAAGAATAAAGAGTAATGAAATATTAAATTTTAAATTTAAATAAAATATATCCCCTTAAATAAAACTTATTTTAAGTTTTTTGAGGGGATTATTTATTATGATATAATTTAAATATAAAAATATAAAAGGGGATGATTTAGTGATACGATTTGGAATAGTAGGTACTAGTTGGATTACAGATGAATTTTTGAAATCAGCTATGTTAAATGAAGGATTTAAATTAAATGCAGTGTATTCAAGAACAGAAAAAAAAGCTCATGAATTTGCTAAAAAGTATGATGTGGAAAACATTTATACAGATATAGAAGAGATGGCAAAATCAGAGACAATAGATGCAGTTTATATAGCAAGTCCAAATTCATACCATGCTAAATATTCTATTTTATTTCTAGAAAATAAAAAGCATGTATTTTGTGAAAAACCTATAGCATCAAATTTAAATGAATTAGAAGCTATGATAAAATCTGCAGAAAAAAATAATAGATTGCTAATGGAAGGAATGGTTTCTTCATTTTTACCTAATTTTAATGTAATAAAAGAAAATTTATATAAGATAGGTAAAATTAGAAGATATGTAGGAAACTACTGTCAGTATTCTTCCAGGTATGATCCATATAAAAGAGGAGAAAATCCAAACACTTTTAATCCTAAATTTTCAAA harbors:
- a CDS encoding PTS sugar transporter subunit IIA, whose protein sequence is MELSLTELINEGLINRKFHGTTKEEVLQEVVRMVDYDNRLDSKDLYYEKILEREEEFTTGVGYGIAIPHAKTKAVIKPTIVILKLSKAIDWESLDGKPVDLVIGLAVPEKEGNNTHLKIISKLSMKLMEQDFRQDLKNAKSDKEVLKLMENIFK
- a CDS encoding PTS fructose transporter subunit IIC: MDKFKRHLMTGVSYMIPFVVAGGILLSIGIILGEEGFIAEKLVNIGVWSLQLMVPAIAGFIAYSIADRPGITVGFVGGVMARELGTGYIGGILIGFFAGWIVNRLKKIPIHKSLAVIKPIMIIPVLGVALTAVVMYLISIPLTPAMTGLENWLVSLKGANLAILGFIIGAMMAFDMGGPVNKVALAFAYATLAEGIYEPMAAAWVGIMAPPIGLAIATAIKPNKFTKAEKANAIPAAFMGSLGISEGAIPYAVTTPFKVIPSIVIGTGIGAAVSLVLGASSTIPAAIGIWALPLVNNPISWLIGFIVGVVIIALSVAFLRKESDIEKDQEGAEFNLMG
- a CDS encoding glycoside hydrolase family 38 C-terminal domain-containing protein, translating into MKFHIVSHTHWDREWHKTFEEYRVKLIRIMDDLIDLLENNKNYLSFMFDGQTIILEDYLEIRPKNKERLKKLIEQKRIIVGPWYIQPDEFIPSGESLIRNLLIGINMAEEFGSVMNIGYLPDSFGQSAQIPQVLKGFNINDAVIWRGISDEDIKEKEFYWEGLDETKILGHYLPLGYENAKWLSLKMDESKKVVETNIKAQKDMTHTGQILMLCGYDQREANKDLPLIIKDLNEKYGSEGYKFIFSTLEDYIKNVKRSDMDFETYKGEFRKGKFMRVHASIGSTRLDIKGQNFISQRLYEKYVEPLSSIGTLYGSYYNNALINHGWKNIIQNQAHDSIGNVCTDITHDEMEMRYNKSNQIGTTILEEKTNEILSNINFQDDKGIPITVFNTIINSRKDTLAIEALLESTNFILKDDKGLECDHQILNTEKVDLNDYMIESHFVGKNESKEYYKVKFSFTPEVQGFGYKTYYINEVKFSDNKEKSLIVNENTLENEYIKVNINKDGSLDILDKENDKTYYNQHIFKEGGNAGDEYDYSPPVNDEIIYSKGKIAKIEKVYNGHIQAQIKITYSLSFPINTYNEYRSEKKENTVIESFITIYKNNKRLDIKTVINNNIKDHRIQVLFDGNIKSNIHYADQQFGIMERENYLKQVEYWRNENWQEKYYPIYNQHKFVGVFDSKNGLQIINRGLPQYEILDENKPKIALTLLCGTSYMGKQDLVNRPGRRSGLHVKTPKSNMIGKFEMEYSICPINSINEMNINAENYVYPLHYSQLQNIEDKNKGLSDTYYPIRIKNPLVGTSAIKKSENDEGVVLRIYNSINENINDVEIEYDGEKFSDVNLVNLKEKNIDINTNFEITKNTIHIKRIKSNEILNFKFK
- a CDS encoding BglG family transcription antiterminator, encoding MEKLLSTRLNKILDKLINSNEYLTSSYLAKLTGVSSRTIRSDIKELNEFLNPYNTKIISVKGKGSKLDIKKKKQCKKLLEDISTREELKLNTIPDFPHQRVVYIIKRLLAINVPITLEKLGDELYVSLSTIKNDLKVVKSTLKDYNLKIIVKENKGIMIEGKEIDKRFCISQYVLNRENINKDIISDSYNSKISKFNNMDWKFIENILQKELVQQEFYLADIAFNNLIIHIAIALERIILGNFVPLEDKKIEKLKNEKEYYIAENIVKILEDIFEVNIPESETCYITMHLLGSKLLEKDEEKELLHLIDNQIKSLISKIINEIKNKLNMDFNNDNKLIYNLALHLKPALHRAKYNMNIRNPLINDIKNKYPLAFQIGIIATNVIKRETNYIINEDEIGYIAMHFGGALERKKRYSQKIKNIAIICSSGMGTANLLLAKLKNSLSINANFIGTYPLHELDRVKNIKPDIILTTIPIQEEIGIPVILVKTILDDEDLIYIRNKIENLYKDTGSQKSLENLFKEDLFFTNLDFKNKEDVIKFLTNQMTSGGYINSDIQKSIFQREQVSSTAIGNLIAIPHPLKATNIESSVCVGILKNSIEWEEDRKVQLVLILVLSKNMTNSFERLFNTIYKATKSSAHVSQLINSKKFKEFYSKFTTEKEEQNKWN
- a CDS encoding PTS fructose transporter subunit IIB, which encodes MKIVAVTACPSGVAHTFMAKKALEDAAKELGHNIKVETQGAMGIEDELPTDAINEADVAILAIDAHIAKMSRFDNLTKIEVSTKKVLKNAKKVIEKAESKVK